From one Ammospiza nelsoni isolate bAmmNel1 chromosome 14, bAmmNel1.pri, whole genome shotgun sequence genomic stretch:
- the UNC45A gene encoding protein unc-45 homolog A produces the protein MEEPVTAEQLRARGNALFQAGDHAAALAAYTEALSLSEAPSERAVLHRNRAACYLKLEDYAKAEADATQAIAADGRDVKALFRRSQALQQLGRMDQAVSDLQRCLSLEPRNKAFQEALRALGSSMHEKMKAMACTDSKVEQMFQILLDLEEKDAEKKQKAAQNLIVLAREEAGAEKIFQSDGVRLLMQLLDTAKADLMLAALRTLVGLCSGHRSRTTAILAELGAPRLAAVLGVEHEQVSLAACNLLHVVFDSLKEGLQKDIRGKEDAVVLDSSKDLKLLIKHLLELLVLEGASAHGRDNALNLLIKVVPRRSPKETNNSLSLWVIDQGLKKILEVGSTVCGSSGSLPVTENSRMSTSVLLSKLYEDLKCDAERENFHRLCEDYVRSWFEGHELPGKLRAIQTVSCLLQGPSDAGNRVLELEGIMDSVLSLCASVCEAHQLVAVEALIHAADKAKRASFITANGVNLLKEIYKHSERDSIRIRALVGLCKLGSAGGTDFSMKQFAEGSTMKLAKQCRKWLCNEAIDAGTRRWAVEGLAYLTFDADVKEEFVEDKAAMQAMFQLAKSEDRSVLYAVASTLVNCTNSYDHEEPDPQMLELAKYAKQHIPEQHPKDKPEFVKRRVRKLLTAGVVSALACMVKSENPALTSSCRELISRVFLALVEEAEDRGGVVAQGGGKALIPLSLEGTEVGQTKAAQALAKITITSNPEMAFPGERIYEVVRPLVSLLHLQRTGLENFEGLMALTNLAGISERLRQKILKERAVPMIEGYMFEEHELIRLAATECMCNMAMSKEVQEMFLAEGSDRLKLMVLYSGEEDEKLRRAASGTLAMLTTLHPPICKRIPQVTVHWLEILQALLLSPSAELQHRGAVVVMNMMAAAREVAEQLIASEMLEILSVLAKDKDKPRVARAAQESLAHAVAYGLIKPNPGLA, from the exons ATGGAGGAGCCg GTGACGGCGGAGCAGCTTCGGGCGCGGGGTAACGCGCTGTTCCAGGCGGGGGATCACGCAGCCGCCCTCGCTGCCTACACGGAGGCTCTGAGCCTGAGCGAGGCCCCGTCGGAGCGCGCCGTGCTGCACCGCAACCGGGCCGCGTGTTACCTGAAGCTG GAGGATTACGCCAAGGCAGAGGCCGATGCCACCCAAG CCATCGCCGCCGACGGGCGGGACGTGAAGGCGCTGTTCCGCCGCAGCCAGgcgctgcagcagctgggccgCATGGACCAGGCCGTCAGCGACCTGCAGCGCTGCCTCAGCCTGGAGCCCCGCAACAAGGCCTTCCAGGAGGCCCTGcgtgccctgggcagcagcatgCACGAGAAG ATGAAGGCCATGGCCTGCACGGACTCGAAAGTAGAGCAGATGTTCCAGATCTTGCTGGATCTTGAAGAAAAGGATGCggagaagaagcagaaa gctgCACAGAACCTGATCGTGCTGGCACGGgaagaggctggagcagagaagaTCTTCCAGAGTGACGGTGTGCGGCTGCTGATGCAGCTGCTGGACACGGCCAAAGCTGACCTGATGCTGGCAGCCCTGCGCACgctggtggggctgtgctccGGCCACCGCTCTCGT ACCACGGCCATCCTGGCGGAACTGGGGGCTCCCCGTCTCGCGGCGGTGCTGGGTGTGGAGCACGAGCAGGTGTCCCTGGCTGCCTGCAACCTGCTGCACGTCGTGTTTGACTCCCTGAAGGAGGGGCTGCAGAAGGACATCCGTGGGAAGGAGGATGCAGTGGTGCTGG ATTCCTCCAAGGACCTGAAATTGCTGATCAAGCACCTCCTGGAGCTGCTAGTGCTGGAAGGGGCCTCAGCGCATGGCCGTGACAACGCCCTCAACCTGCTCATCAAAGTGGTGCCCAGGAGGTCACCAAAGGAGACCAACAACAGCCTGAGCCTCTGGGTGATTGATCAGG GCCTGAAGAAAATCCTGGAGGTGGGCAGCACCGTGTGCGGCAGCTCGGGCAGCCTGCCCGTGACAGAGAACAGCCGCATGAGCACCTCTGTTCTGCTGAGCAAACTGTATGAGGACCTGAAGTGCGATGCCGAGAGGGAAAACTTCCACCGTCTGTGTGAGGACTATGTGAG GAGCTGGTTCGAGGGGCACGAGCTGCCAGGAAAGCTGCGGGCCATTCAGACAGTGTCGTGCCTGCTGCAGGGTCCCTCAGATGCAGGGAACagggtgctggagctggagggcATCATGGACAGCGTGCTGTCCCTCTGCGCCTCTGTCTGCGAGGCACACCAGCTGGTGGCCGTGGAGGCGCTGATCCACGCGGCCGACAAGGCCAAGCGCGCCTCCTTCATCACGGCCAACGGCGTCAACCTGCTCAAGGAGATCTACAAGCACAGCGAGAGGGACAGCATCCGCATCCGCGCCCTCGTG ggactCTGCAAGCTGGGATCTGCTGGAGGCACGGACTTCAGCATGAAGCAGTTTGCCGAGGGATCCACCATGAAGCTGGCCAAGCAGTGCCGCAA GTGGCTCTGCAACGAAGCCATCGATGCGGGCACGCGGCGCTGGGCTGTGGAGGGCCTGGCCTACCTCACCTTCGATGCAGATGTCAAGGAGGAGTTTGTGGAGGACAAGGCAGCAATGCAGGCCATGTTCCAGCTGGCCAAG TCAGAGGACAGGAGTGTGCTCTATGCTGTTGCCTCCACGCTGGTGAACTGTACCAACAGCTATGACCACGAGGAGCCGGACCCGCAGATGCTGGAGCTGGCCAAGTATGCCAAGCAGCACATCCCGGAGCAGCACCCCAAG GACAAGCCCGAGTTTGTGAAGCGGCGCGTGCGGAAGCTGCTGACGGCTGGCGTGGTGTCGGCTCTGGCCTGCATGGTGAAGAGCGAGAACCCGGCGCTCACCAGCTCCTGCCGGGAGCTCATCTCCAG AGTGTTCCTGGCACTGGTGGAGGAGGCAGAAGACCGGGGTGGTGTGGTTGCTCAGGGAGGAGGCAAG GCTCTGatcccactgtccctggagggCACTGAGGTGGGGCAGACCAAGGCAGCGCAGGCCCTAGCAAAGATCACCATCACGTCCAACCCGGAGATGGCGTTCCCTGGGGAGCGg ATCTATGAGGTGGTGCGGCCCCTGGTCAGCCTCCTGCACCTGCAGCGCACGGGCCTGGAGAACTTTGAGGGGCTGATGGCCTTGACCAACCTGGCTGGCATCAGCGAGAGGCTGCG GCAGAAGATCCTGAAAGAGCGCGCTGTGCCCATGATCGAGGGCTACATGTTTGAGGAGCACGAGCTGATCCGGCTAGCCGCAACTGAGTGCATGTGCAACATGGCCATGAGCAAGGAG GTGCAGGAGATGTTCCTGGCTGAGGGCAGCGACCGGCTGAAGCTGATGGTCCTGTACAGTGGGGAGGAGGATGAGAAGCTGCGGCGGGCAGCCTCGGGCACCCTAGCCATGCTGACTACCCTGCATCCCCCCATCTGCAAGCGGATTCCCCAGGTG aCGGTGCACTGGCTGGAGAtcctgcaggccctgctgctgagccccagtGCGGAGCTGCAGCACCGTGGCGCCGTGGTGGTGATGAACATGATGGCAGCTGCTCGGGAGGTGGCCGAGCAGCTCATCGCCAGCGAGATGCTGGAGATCCTCTCTGTGCTTgccaaggacaaggacaagCCGCGGGTGGCGCGGGCGGCCCAGGAGAGCCTGGCACACGCCGTGGCTTACGGGCTCATCAAGCCCAACCCCGGGCTCGCCTGA
- the RCCD1 gene encoding RCC1 domain-containing protein 1, protein MAAPACLWLVFGFSPEEAAGEPGPGPGPWRLEAGPEGISRVWPAWSYVVVETGAGLEVRSAGLRRRLPGWAEALPSETHLVLRGAAAAGAWRREAALGAALQGEPAWSRPLPPEPPWRRPLPLLPGGFATPRPPFFTALPAGVRARRLVLGTEHALALGAAGEVFSWGGGRHGQLGHGQLEAELQPRLVEALAGVPMRAVAAGGWHSASVSEAGDLYMWGWNESGQLALPSKALAEERARDEDKGAGSTKLMPCQEQLAAQDAAFISIQAFPALLDLPQDLEVSAVSCGSRHTAVVTRGGELYTWGWGKYGQLGHGNNTSCDQARRVEHLVAEGLRVEEVVCGPWTTYVRVREH, encoded by the exons ATGGCGGCGCCCGCCTGCCTGTGGCTCGTGTTCGGGTTCAGCCCCGAGGAGGCGGCCGGGgagccgggcccgggcccgggcCCGTGGCGGCTGGAGGCGGGCCCCGAGGGCATCTCCCGCGTGTGGCCCGCCTGGAGCTACGTGGTCGTGGAGACCG GCGCGGGGCTGGAGGTGCGGAgcgcggggctgcggcggcggcTGCCGGGCTGGGCCGAGGCGCTGCCGTCCGAGACGCACCTGGTGCtgcggggcgcggcggcggccggcgcctggcggcgggaggcggcgcTGGGGGCCGCGCTGCAGGGCGAGCCCGCCTGGAGCCGGCCGCTGCCCCCGGAGCCGCCCTGGCGCCggccgctgccgctgctgcccGGCGGCTTCGCCACGCCGCGGCCGCCCTTCTTCACCGCGCTGCCGGCCGGCGTGCGGGCCCGGCGGCTGGTGCTGGGCACGGAGCACGCCCTGGCGCTGGGCGCCGCCGGGGAGGTGTTCTCCTGGGGCGGCGGCAG gcacGGGCAGCTGGGCCACGGGCAGCTGGAGGCGGAGCTGCAGCCGCGGCTGGTGGAGGCGCTGGCCGGGGTGCCCATGCGGGCGGTGGCGGCCGGCGGGTGGCATTCGGCCAGCGTCAGCG AGGCAGGAGACCTGTACATGTGGGGCTGGAACGAGTCGGGGCAGCTGGCCCTGCCCTCCAAAGCGCTGGCAGAGGAGCGAGCGCGGGATGAGGACAAGGGcgcag GGAGCACCAAGCTgatgccctgccaggagcagctggctgCCCAGGATGCTGCATTCATCTCCATCCAGGCgttccctgcactgctggatCTGCCACAGGACCTGGAGGTCAGCGCGGTCAGCTGTGGCTCCCGACACACAGCCGTGGTCACAC GAGGCGGGGAGCTCTACACCTGGGGCTGGG GTAAATACGGGCAGCTGGGACACGGGAACAACACCAGCTGTGACCAGGCACGCCGCGTGGAGCACCTGGTGGCCGAGGGGCTGCGGGTGGAGGAGGTGGTGTGTGGGCCCTGGACCACCTATGTGCGTGTGCGGGAGCATTGA